The Chloroflexota bacterium genomic sequence GCGCCATGAGTTCCGCGCCAAAATTACGCCCGAATTGCAACACACTGCGGATCAACTGGGTGATGGCAATCATCCAGGCGATATTCAACAACGCGTCAAGCTGTGGCTGCGCGCCCGAAATCGCTTCGAGGGCGCGGCCCGTATAGATGGGCACCACCGAGGCCAGCCCGGCATTACCCACTGCGCCCAGAATGAGCAAGGCGAAGAGATACCAGTAGCGCAGGGCGTGCGACAAAATCCAACGCAATGGTCCGCGGCGGTCGCCCTGATGGTATTCGGGCAAGGTAAATTCAGCAGAGGTCGTCGTCATATTTTAGTGATTGCCACAAAGATCACAGAGAGAGATTATTGATCATCATGAGAAAATAAGGTTTTATATGTGCTCGTCGGGGAAACGCAATTGCGCGGCGATAGCGTATGGTTCATACTGCCGAAAATCAGCAGGATCACAGCGGCGCATACGCTCATTGGCGGGTGTAATTTTATACGCATTGCCATTGCGATGCAGCAGCGGAATTGCGCGGCGGCGCTGGACAAATATTTGCCGCATTTCTGCGGAATACGCTGCGAAATTATTTATTTCGGCGGGGTACGCCACCAATAATGCCTCAAAGGTTTTTATAAACTGTTGGCGATATTCGGCACTGATACAATCCAGATGGCTGATTACCCAGCAGCGGTCTTCATATACCCAATAATACGACAAGCCCAGAAATTCGCCTGCCCCATTTATATATGGAAAGAAAGGAAATGCCCTACAGGTGATGGTGCGATATGGGCGCTGGCAATACGCATATCCGCGGCATTCCACCAGCAGCATATTGTCCGGAGTTTGTTGGCGTAAAGCCTCACCAAGTTCAGCATCCACGGGTTGCCAGCGATGCCACAGATTGGTGTGAATTTGCAGATATTCCCATTCCGCTGTATATGCCGCTGGAATGCTGTGCTGTGTATCACAGCAGAACGGTTCCCCATTTTCATTATATGGGGCGCACTCTTGCCCACAATCCAACACGCTGATAGGGGCATCAAAACAGCGGTACAATTTTGCGATGGATTTATGAGCGTGGAAGTCCAACATAGGGGTAGAGGATACCACAAATACGATCTCGCAAAGGCGGGTGTTTGGTATACTCATTCAATACCCAAGGAGTTTAATATGCCAACAAAGCATCGAATTCAAATCATCGCCAGCATAGCCGTTCTGGCAATCAGCGCGCTGGCGTGCAGCCTGGTAACAACCCAAAGCCCGGAGGTTGGGAGCGCGCCGACCAGCGCGGTGGCAGAATCCACACCGGAGGCAGCGATTGCCGCCACCAGGGCAACCGCCGCCGCGAGCGAGTCCGCCCCACCGGCTGAGGGCNNNNNNNNNNGAAGCCCCTCCCGAATCACCACCCGCCACAGGGGATATTCAACCCGCCGCGGCGCCTGCCATCCCTGATTGTAACGCGCTCGACATCACCGCCTTTAATGCAATTGTCAACGACACGTTCAACTTCGTCATCCAGGATCAACTCAACAACTGCCACTTTGCCACCGATAGCGGCTATAATTTAATGCTCGGCGGCGGCAAACCTGCCAGTCTGGGTGAAGTCAAGGATCTATTCGACAGCACCTTTGGCGCGCTGCCCAACTCCACCTGGGAAGCGATCGATAATTTCTACCTGGGCATGGCATTTTCATCTGTCACAGTGACGGCGCAGGGTATCTCAGCCAGCGGACATACACTGATGATCGTCGCCGCCGGACAACCGGATGGCGACCCCGCCGCGTTACAGACGCTTTTCACCGATTTGGCGAAAGAAGCCGCCCGGCAGTTAAATCAGCAATTCTGATGAATCAAAGCTTTCGCTGTGTCGTGATGACTTGAAATATGGTACTGCTGAACGTATAATCCATTTTATGAAATACAAAAAACCGCGCCCGGACATGGGGTTGATACTGCTCTCGATGGTATTCTTGGCGTTGAGTCTGGTGGGGTGCACCAACAGCACGGACGAAATGGCGACCCCCACGGGCACGCCAATTCCGCTGACGGCCTTTCAAACCCCAACGTCATCCCCGCAATTGGCAGAAGGAATCAATGCTATTGAGGGTACCGCAACGCCTGTGCCCACGGCCACGGCGACGCCATTTTTATACGCCATCGAATCGGGCGACACACTGCTCGAAGTCGCGCATCGATATAGCATTACGCTCGAACAACTGCTGGCTGCCAACCCGGGGATTGACCCCAGCTTTCTAATTGTAGGAACTGAAATCATCATCCCTACCGGCGATAGTGTGCTCTCCGGGTATCCTTCTCCGACGCCCATCAGCTTTGATCTGGGCCAGCCGGAGTGCTATCCGGCAGCCGATGGCGGGTTGTGGTGTTTGGTGGTCGCGCGCAATTCACAGGCACAAGCGCTTGAAAATCTCTCGGCAGCCATTACCCTATACACAGCCAATGGCGAAAAAATAGCACAGCAACTTGCAATTTCCGCTTTAAATATTCTGCCCCCCGGACAACAAATAACCCTGGCAACATTTTTCGCGGCCAATATTCCTGCAGGCGTTACGGCACAGGCCGAACTGCGCAGCGCGCTGCCCGTGGATGCAGCCAGCCAAAGATATATCGACATCCAAATCCAGACAAATAATATTA encodes the following:
- a CDS encoding LysM peptidoglycan-binding domain-containing protein, coding for MKYKKPRPDMGLILLSMVFLALSLVGCTNSTDEMATPTGTPIPLTAFQTPTSSPQLAEGINAIEGTATPVPTATATPFLYAIESGDTLLEVAHRYSITLEQLLAANPGIDPSFLIVGTEIIIPTGDSVLSGYPSPTPISFDLGQPECYPAADGGLWCLVVARNSQAQALENLSAAITLYTANGEKIAQQLAISALNILPPGQQITLATFFAANIPAGVTAQAELRSALPVDAASQRYIDIQIQTNNITIDNTQAHIQGIIRIPGGDEAPEAHRIWLLANAYDANGNPVGVRKWEINAPTAPGSELAFEITVYSLGPAISEVQILGEARPAEK